The Candidatus Aegiribacteria sp. genome includes the window CAGCTTTGTGTATCCAACCTCATCTATGATGAGAATTTCGGGTCTTGCAAATACGGTCAGGAGCCTGTCCTTATGACCTCTTAAGCTGTAACTCCTGTACTTCCTGCAAAGATTACTCATGGTCACGAAGTAGACTCTGTTACTGGCTTCTATGGCTTTGACTGCAAGCCCGACAGCAAGATGGGTCTTACCTACTCCGGGAGGACCCAGGAGAAGAACATTTGTACCTTCAGAGATGAAGTTAAGAGTGGCCAGCCTGCCTACAAGCTGTTCATCAACGGATGGTTGTGATGAGAAGTCGAATTCCTCAAGGCTTCTTCTGTAGGGAAGCCCTGAGAACCTGTAGTTGATCTCAACCCTCCGCTGATGCCGTGCTTTCAGCTCGATATCAAGCAACCTGTCAATTATCTCGATTGCTGAGAGTTCCTCAACTCTGCCTGCCTCAAGAACATTATCAAGCGCAGAGTATGCAGTGGTCATTTCCAGCTTTTCAAGATTACT containing:
- the istB gene encoding IS21-like element helper ATPase IstB; this encodes MQTALSYETVKSNLEKLEMTTAYSALDNVLEAGRVEELSAIEIIDRLLDIELKARHQRRVEINYRFSGLPYRRSLEEFDFSSQPSVDEQLVGRLATLNFISEGTNVLLLGPPGVGKTHLAVGLAVKAIEASNRVYFVTMSNLCRKYRSYSLRGHKDRLLTVFARPEILIIDEVGYTKLDQDESVFFFDLVAMRYQKRKSIIMTSNKSWGSWGDILPDRVMASAILDRLLHYSVTINIQGQSYRLKEHRTIGQIIEQANRKEDKH